In the genome of Megachile rotundata isolate GNS110a chromosome 16, iyMegRotu1, whole genome shotgun sequence, the window ACCGCTGTCGCGGGAGGCGGCGGTCTGGGAGGCGGCGTGGCAGTGGACTTACCGGAGGTTACGGTCGCGGAGGATGCCGTCTCGGTGCCAGCATCCCCGGCGGCTCCTCCATCCGCGGTCTTGAGCACTGCAGAGTCGCTCCCAAAGAGATCTGCCTGACCGCCAGCACTGAACAGGTCTCCAGTCTGCGCTTGTTGCTGACTCTCGCCACCGGGCACGGCGGTGGCGACGTTCGCGGCACCCTGCTCGAAGAGACCAAAAGCGGCTGCGTTTGATTGCGTTGGCTGGGAACCGAGGGAAGGGAAGTCGGACATGAAAGGGTTCGATACGGATCCCGCTGTTCCTGGAGCACCAGCTTGCGCAGAAATTAAGGTGCATCGGTTAGCTTTACGCTCGATTAGTTGCGTTCGAGTAGGGATGCCTCGCAGTTATTGTCCTGCCCCCGTATCGACCCGATGAAAATATACGAAACGCTGCTAAGAAACGTCGTTGTAACTTTCCGCGTCGCTTCCGTTCAGCTTAACAAGGCGAGCTCGGAATTTCTCGTTAATCCGTTAATCCGTTAAGCGAATCAACCACGATTCTTAGGATATTAGCGATCGACTCTGCTACGCGACAAGTTAATCGAGATTTCTTTCTTCGACTTTGCGCGTAAAGTGAAATTTTCTTCTAGTAGGTTCGATTATATTCTTGAAATTTGACGGGACAATATCGAAAAATTAACTTGCACAGGCATCATCTACGGTTCTAGAAATTTTGTTAAGATGCAGAAATATCGGAGAAAATTTGAAGCGAAAGTTTATTCGCaatgaaaaatgtatgaatatgtacatgtataaggTGACGGTGAAGAAAAGGAAACGGTGCGATAGTTGACCTAACGAGtgcaagaataaaaaataatcctCTCCCGAAGAGAAAACTAATCGAGTACTCACCGGATTGGGAGTCTTGATTGCCAAATACGGAAGAGAAACTGTTATCTGTAACAAAGTTATTATTTGCTGGAGGCACTGCGGCAAAACCTACGaaccaaaaataaaaacaaacagATAATAGAACAGAACAGAACGGTGACAATGATTAGAGAATTAAAGAAAATCTGACACGTGTTTAAATTAACGGaacggaaaagaaagaaaaagaaagaaaaagactgaaaaagaaaagaaaaaagaaacaagaaaaaacaagaataattatatttaccgTTACCGTTAGTCATCCACATATTGTTTTGCGCTTGTGTGGTTGGGACAGCTGCAGGTTGTGGCGCACCAAACATATCCGCGAAAGGATTGCCTGCCAACTGGAGCAGATCGTCCGAAGCTTTTTGCGACTGAAAGCATCGAAAACGATCCATCGAGTTAATTGGCCCGAGTAAAAGTATAACGCGAAAATTCTCTGCCTACCTGACTCTCGGCTGTCGCCGATGGTGCACCAAACAGATCTACGATCGGCTGGTTAGCGTTATTCGTCGGTGAACTGAGGAATGGATTCGTACTGGGACCACCCGACGGAGATTGCACTTTTGCCTGAAAATTGTCCAACCGATCCTATTTACACGGTCCTATTTACACGGATACGCTTTAAGacgtagtagtagtagtagtagtagtacctTGTATTGATTCATAGCAGCTTCCTCTTCCGCGAGAGCTTGCTGCCGCAACGCTTCATCGATATGTCCATTGCCGGCATGGTCGAGGCGATTGTTACTCGCTGCTGTTCCAAACGCAGTACTGGTGGAAGACAGGGCGGACACTCCCGACTTTACATTCGTTCTATTGCTGCTCGGGTAATGATTGGGCGATGGATGCGTGTCGATGGAACAGTGGATTCATAGAGGAAAGGAGGAGAAGCCGTTTTTCAGCGTAGACAAGTGTGGCCATAGGAAAGAAAAGGAACGATTATTGAAAACAAAGGAGaagacaaacaaacaaacaaagaaaCCAGTGTAGTACGTATAAAGATATAAACGATGTGTAAAAAAGTTCAACTACACAGTGGTCATCCATACGCGCTCGCGTCACACGTACACGCGCATGCGTAACGCTAGCATCCTTTATCGCAGACTGCCTTTTTCTTCGCTTGCAGATTCTTTACTCGCATAATCGCATAAGCAATTACTTGAACGTAAACTACCTAATATGTATAACAATTGAAAGGAAAGAAAAGCATTTACTTTCTCGTTTGCTACTGCTACGAACACACTTACTTGCACGCACGCACACTTACAATATGTACAAGTCCAATGTATGTGCAAGAAAGAATCATCGCCTAGCTCTAATCGCAACATTTCGAAAAGACTAGAAATAAAGTGTGCAACGTTTCACGATCTTCGTACGATAATCGTAAGAAAATTTTCGTTACGGATTAGAATTAAAATCGtgaatatttcatgaaatatttgatgaaaaaCACATAGAACGGGACGCTGGTGCCATgaattacagaaaattaaagAGAGAAACGAAACTAACGTTAAAATATTCTATAGAATAATTAGCGATAACGcgtaaataaaaagtttttaataaaacataacgGTTCGAACGTTAAAGGCGAGTGAAATTTCAGCGAACATATATAGTTTGTTAAGGCTTAAAGGAAAGCTCGAAATGCTCGAATTTGTATCTAGAAATCATAAAAGCAACGAATTCTAGTACTAAACACACTCATAAACTGCGAAAGACTATAAATTGCGAAAGAAAATTGCGAATCGAAGAAAAATAGGGGGAGGATCGAGAATTCTGCGTGAAAAAGCGTATGTTTTCAagcaagaaaaaataaatatcggTATTACCTTCCaccttaaaatttacaaaacattTTGCGAGGAAATAGTATGAGTGTCGGTTGGATGAAAAGTGggatttgtatttttgtatatgtAGAATTCGTAGTAGAATAGTATATAGTAGCAAAGGAAAAAGTCTGATGGGATGTCTAATTTATATGAATTAACGTAAGAACGATGTTCCTCGAAACGCGACAGAAATATCTATCGATGGATTGTTCCCGCTCGAAAATATCTCGTCTTTAAACCGTTTAAAACATATACTTTTGCTAATAAATATATCGCAAAATATTTGTTGAAATCAGTTAATGTCAAGTATCCGAATGAATTATAAACGAAATACCTTGCCGACTGCGTTGGAGTGTTCGCTGCGGAGCCCTTCTTTCCTTCTAACGAAGCGAGGTGTTGCTCTAACGCATCCAACAGGCTACTCGGAGCCTGAAAATAACGTTCGTCTTCGAACATTTAATCGAACGCGAAACAATCTGTATCGATATCGGGTTaacgattaattaatattacctTTGTTAGATCAGGTATATCCCCCTTATCGATACCGACATtctgtaaaataataaagttagTTTCCGAGATAACACGCACGAGACTTACGCGTTAGGTCCGATTTTTAGTAGAAGAATAGCTTGAACCGACCTCGGCAACTTTCAGGAATTCGCCGACCCGATCCATTCGTATCAGGAACTTTTTGTACAAATCCAAAGCCTCGCGGCATTGCTTTTTATtcatatcaaaatatttttctaaaattcgGTAAAACACAGATTAAGTTGAAGTCGTTAAAAGTCGTTAAAAGTCGTTAAAAGTCGTAAAACATAAAAGAATAGCGTAGATACCGTACCTAGTAAATTAATAATGCCATCGTTGTAGCAAGCGAATAGTCGAATCAGATCTCGAAAAAGGAGCATGAAAGCCATGTTTATAACGCCGTTTGTAAGGTCATTAGCGGTACAGTCGAATTCGAGTAACGCGTCCAATTGTGCCTGCAGAACCGGTAAggttttcaataatttctcgGCATTCATTGTGCGCAGAGTGCGATCATCTTTTCTGAAACATCGTTTTGAACAAGTTAGATCGATGACTTTTCAACTGGGAATACATGTACACAGAAAGAATATTATTAGGGGATAGATACTAACCCTCTTTTCACTTTGCAGAAATCAAACGCTACCGTTCTGTAGGAAAGAGCCTTCTCGTTCAGATATTTCGCGTATCTTCGAATAAACGGTGACATGTCATAACCTAATAAGCAAACAATTATGATTATTTGTTTAAGGCTTTTCTTGTTCGCGCGCATTAAGTAATATACAATATCTCGACAAGGTAATtcgaaggaaaaaaagaaagaacattCGAGTGTGGTTAGATTGCATAGGTGAAACCGAGAAGAAACATTAAAGAAATGCAGGTGTGCAAGTATTCAGAAGTATGCAGAATACAGCGTAGGTGGTGTGCTCTTGTTAGAATTGCCAGTATTAATAACACGCTTCGAATTTAAAGGTGAAAAGCGCGTGCactatacacacacacacatagaAAATTTGTATAGAAAAGTAAAGGAAGATTCGTCTCGGTCTTTCTCGCGAGAACTCTGCGTCGCGTATACAGAGAGAAAGCAAGCGATGGTATCGATTTCGTTGCAATTATAAATCCCCAATTATAACATTTGGATATTTTCGAAAATGTccgaagagaaaaaaaatgatcaaCGAAAGATATCAAGATAACAAGGAAATAATGGAATATTGACTCACCGATGCGTGCTCCTGCTGTGCCCAAATACAGAAAAAATTAGTTCCATGTTAGTAAATGATAGACATAGGCCAGATACAGATAGCTGCAGGATGCTAGGAAGTTAGTCAGGAAATActtgaagaaaaaataaataattttgattcgAAAGAAGATATTATGACGAACATTCGTATAACTACTTTCTCTTGAACCCCATATACAACcagatttttcagatttttcagatttttcagatttttcagatttttcaaataAACCAGTAAAAACTATTATTGGTTACATAAAGTTAATCGATAAGAGTGCGTCGGTGCGTAACGAACCGGAATCCGTGTTAATTcgattaattattacattattattaattcgAACGAGACAGTCGTGTAGTTGTGCT includes:
- the lap gene encoding phosphatidylinositol-binding clathrin assembly protein lap isoform X4; amino-acid sequence: MAGQTINDRLLAARHSIAGQGLAKSVCKATTEEMIGPKKKHLEYLVRCTNEPNVSVPQLANLLIERSQNTNWTVVFKALITVHHILCYGNERFTQYLASSNSTFQLSNFLDKSGVQAGARIGYDMSPFIRRYAKYLNEKALSYRTVAFDFCKVKRGKDDRTLRTMNAEKLLKTLPVLQAQLDALLEFDCTANDLTNGVINMAFMLLFRDLIRLFACYNDGIINLLEKYFDMNKKQCREALDLYKKFLIRMDRVGEFLKVAENVGIDKGDIPDLTKAPSSLLDALEQHLASLEGKKGSAANTPTQSASNRTNVKSGVSALSSTSTAFGTAASNNRLDHAGNGHIDEALRQQALAEEEAAMNQYKAKVQSPSGGPSTNPFLSSPTNNANQPIVDLFGAPSATAESQSQKASDDLLQLAGNPFADMFGAPQPAAVPTTQAQNNMWMTNGNGFAAVPPANNNFVTDNSFSSVFGNQDSQSAGAPGTAGSVSNPFMSDFPSLGSQPTQSNAAAFGLFEQGAANVATAVPGGESQQQAQTGDLFSAGGQADLFGSDSAVLKTADGGAAGDAGTETASSATVTSGKSTATPPPRPPPPATAVNGATPRSASPTATGAAVGKSAPATSNTAAAPGKSAFDDLNDSIRMALGGSPSRPAPVAQQLPTAQQAQQQPLQQGFGMFDMAANMPATGQPVMPGGPMAGYGIPTQVPAGYGSPAKQPISGQQQNAASTGKVLTGDLDSSLASLAQNLTINKSAQQQVKGIQWNSPKNAAKTRGPAGGWTPQPMAATTGAGYRPMLYNACMASGMLPAVAGSRNDATSSVYLGLPSPHRTIGIRIGIERTKHQFCKYRVICLENVPRLFSLFSVIRHDPSPEIRRKESNLPGSTASTNSRKHISTADRI
- the lap gene encoding phosphatidylinositol-binding clathrin assembly protein lap isoform X14, whose amino-acid sequence is MSPFIRRYAKYLNEKALSYRTVAFDFCKVKRGKDDRTLRTMNAEKLLKTLPVLQAQLDALLEFDCTANDLTNGVINMAFMLLFRDLIRLFACYNDGIINLLEKYFDMNKKQCREALDLYKKFLIRMDRVGEFLKVAENVGIDKGDIPDLTKAPSSLLDALEQHLASLEGKKGSAANTPTQSASNRTNVKSGVSALSSTSTAFGTAASNNRLDHAGNGHIDEALRQQALAEEEAAMNQYKAKVQSPSGGPSTNPFLSSPTNNANQPIVDLFGAPSATAESQSQKASDDLLQLAGNPFADMFGAPQPAAVPTTQAQNNMWMTNGNGFAAVPPANNNFVTDNSFSSVFGNQDSQSAGAPGTAGSVSNPFMSDFPSLGSQPTQSNAAAFGLFEQGAANVATAVPGGESQQQAQTGDLFSAGGQADLFGSDSAVLKTADGGAAGDAGTETASSATVTSGKSTATPPPRPPPPATAVNGATPRSASPTATGAAVGKSAPATSNTAAAPGKSAFDDLNDSIRMALGGSPSRPAPVAQQLPTAQQAQQQPLQQGFGMFDMAANMPATGQPVMPGGPMAGYGIPTQVPAGYGSPAKQPISAGQQQNAASTGKVLTGDLDSSLASLAQNLTINKSAQQQVKGIQWNSPKNAAKTRGPAGGWTPQPMAATTGAGYRPMLYNACMASGMLPAVAGSRNDATSSVYLGLPSPHRTIGIRIGIERTKHQFCKYRVICLENVPRLFSLFSVIRHDPSPEIRRKESNLPGSTASTNSRKHISTADRI
- the lap gene encoding phosphatidylinositol-binding clathrin assembly protein lap isoform X12, coding for MAGQTINDRLLAARHSIAGQGLAKSVCKATTEEMIGPKKKHLEYLVRCTNEPNVSVPQLANLLIERSQNTNWTVVFKALITVHHILCYGNERFTQYLASSNSTFQLSNFLDKSGVQAGARIGYDMSPFIRRYAKYLNEKALSYRTVAFDFCKVKRGKDDRTLRTMNAEKLLKTLPVLQAQLDALLEFDCTANDLTNGVINMAFMLLFRDLIRLFACYNDGIINLLEKYFDMNKKQCREALDLYKKFLIRMDRVGEFLKVAENVGIDKGDIPDLTKAPSSLLDALEQHLASLEGKKGSAANTPTQSASNRTNVKSGVSALSSTSTAFGTAASNNRLDHAGNGHIDEALRQQALAEEEAAMNQYKAKVQSPSGGPSTNPFLSSPTNNANQPIVDLFGAPSATAESQSQKASDDLLQLAGNPFADMFGAPQPAAVPTTQAQNNMWMTNGNGFAAVPPANNNFVTDNSFSSVFGNQDSQSAGAPGTAGSVSNPFMSDFPSLGSQPTQSNAAAFGLFEQGAANVATAVPGGESQQQAQTGDLFSAGGQADLFGSDSAVLKTADGGAAGDAGTETASSATVTSGKSTATPPPRPPPPATAVNGATPRSASPTATGAAVGKSAPATSNTAAAPGKSAFDDLNDSIRMALGGSPSRPAPVAQQLPTAQQAQQQPLQQGFGMFDMAANMPATGQPVMPGGPMAGYGIPTQVPAGYGSPAKQPISAGQQQNAASTGKVLTGDLDSSLASLAQNLTINKSAQQQVKGIQWNSPKNAAKTRGPAGGWTPQPMAATTGAGYRPMGQGMTQLPPSTLGFPPHTAPLEFGLESSGRSTNSVNIV
- the lap gene encoding phosphatidylinositol-binding clathrin assembly protein lap isoform X1; its protein translation is MAGQTINDRLLAARHSIAGQGLAKSVCKATTEEMIGPKKKHLEYLVRCTNEPNVSVPQLANLLIERSQNTNWTVVFKALITVHHILCYGNERFTQYLASSNSTFQLSNFLDKSGVQAGARIGYDMSPFIRRYAKYLNEKALSYRTVAFDFCKVKRGKDDRTLRTMNAEKLLKTLPVLQAQLDALLEFDCTANDLTNGVINMAFMLLFRDLIRLFACYNDGIINLLEKYFDMNKKQCREALDLYKKFLIRMDRVGEFLKVAENVGIDKGDIPDLTKAPSSLLDALEQHLASLEGKKGSAANTPTQSASNRTNVKSGVSALSSTSTAFGTAASNNRLDHAGNGHIDEALRQQALAEEEAAMNQYKAKVQSPSGGPSTNPFLSSPTNNANQPIVDLFGAPSATAESQSQKASDDLLQLAGNPFADMFGAPQPAAVPTTQAQNNMWMTNGNGFAAVPPANNNFVTDNSFSSVFGNQDSQSAGAPGTAGSVSNPFMSDFPSLGSQPTQSNAAAFGLFEQGAANVATAVPGGESQQQAQTGDLFSAGGQADLFGSDSAVLKTADGGAAGDAGTETASSATVTSGKSTATPPPRPPPPATAVNGATPRSASPTATGAAVGKSAPATSNTAAAPGKSAFDDLNDSIRMALGGSPSRPAPVAQQLPTAQQAQQQPLQQGFGMFDMAANMPATGQPVMPGGPMAGYGIPTQVPAGYGSPAKQPISAGQQQNAASTGKVLTGDLDSSLASLAQNLTINKSAQQQVKGIQWNSPKNAAKTRGPAGGWTPQPMAATTGAGYRPMLYNACMASGMLPAVAGSRNDATSSVYLGLPSPHRTIGIRIGIERTKHQFCKYRVICLENVPRLFSLFSVIRHDPSPEIRRKESNLPGSTASTNSRKHISTADRI
- the lap gene encoding phosphatidylinositol-binding clathrin assembly protein lap isoform X5, giving the protein MAGQTINDRLLAARHSIAGQGLAKSVCKATTEEMIGPKKKHLEYLVRCTNEPNVSVPQLANLLIERSQNTNWTVVFKALITVHHILCYGNERFTQYLASSNSTFQLSNFLDKSGVQAGARIGYDMSPFIRRYAKYLNEKALSYRTVAFDFCKVKRGKDDRTLRTMNAEKLLKTLPVLQAQLDALLEFDCTANDLTNGVINMAFMLLFRDLIRLFACYNDGIINLLEKYFDMNKKQCREALDLYKKFLIRMDRVGEFLKVAENVGIDKGDIPDLTKAPSSLLDALEQHLASLEGKKGSAANTPTQSASNRTNVKSGVSALSSTSTAFGTAASNNRLDHAGNGHIDEALRQQALAEEEAAMNQYKAKVQSPSGGPSTNPFLSSPTNNANQPIVDLFGAPSATAESQSQKASDDLLQLAGNPFADMFGAPQPAAVPTTQAQNNMWMTNGFAAVPPANNNFVTDNSFSSVFGNQDSQSAGAPGTAGSVSNPFMSDFPSLGSQPTQSNAAAFGLFEQGAANVATAVPGGESQQQAQTGDLFSAGGQADLFGSDSAVLKTADGGAAGDAGTETASSATVTSGKSTATPPPRPPPPATAVNGATPRSASPTATGAAVGKSAPATSNTAAAPGKSAFDDLNDSIRMALGGSPSRPAPVAQQLPTAQQAQQQPLQQGFGMFDMAANMPATGQPVMPGGPMAGYGIPTQVPAGYGSPAKQPISAGQQQNAASTGKVLTGDLDSSLASLAQNLTINKSAQQQVKGIQWNSPKNAAKTRGPAGGWTPQPMAATTGAGYRPMLYNACMASGMLPAVAGSRNDATSSVYLGLPSPHRTIGIRIGIERTKHQFCKYRVICLENVPRLFSLFSVIRHDPSPEIRRKESNLPGSTASTNSRKHISTADRI
- the lap gene encoding phosphatidylinositol-binding clathrin assembly protein lap isoform X10, with translation MAGQTINDRLLAARHSIAGQGLAKSVCKATTEEMIGPKKKHLEYLVRCTNEPNVSVPQLANLLIERSQNTNWTVVFKALITVHHILCYGNERFTQYLASSNSTFQLSNFLDKSGVQAGARIGYDMSPFIRRYAKYLNEKALSYRTVAFDFCKVKRGKDDRTLRTMNAEKLLKTLPVLQAQLDALLEFDCTANDLTNGVINMAFMLLFRDLIRLFACYNDGIINLLEKYFDMNKKQCREALDLYKKFLIRMDRVGEFLKVAENVGIDKGDIPDLTKAPSSLLDALEQHLASLEGKKGSAANTPTQSASNRTNVKSGVSALSSTSTAFGTAASNNRLDHAGNGHIDEALRQQALAEEEAAMNQYKAKVQSPSGGPSTNPFLSSPTNNANQPIVDLFGAPSATAESQSQKASDDLLQLAGNPFADMFGAPQPAAVPTTQAQNNMWMTNGNGFAAVPPANNNFVTDNSFSSVFGNQDSQSAGAPGTAGSVSNPFMSDFPSLGSQPTQSNAAAFGLFEQGAANVATAVPGGESQQQAQTGDLFSAGGQADLFGSDSAVLKTADGGAAGDAGTETASSATVTSGKSTATPPPRPPPPATAVNGATPRSASPTATGAAVGKSAPATSNTAAAPGKSAFDDLNDSIRMALGGSPSRPAPVAQQLPTAQQAQQQPLQQGFGMFDMAANMPATGQPVMPGGPMAGYGIPTQVPAGYGSPAKQPISAGQQQNAASTGKVLTGDLDSSLASLAQNLTINKSAQQQVKGIQWNSPKNAAKTRGPAGGWTPQPMAATTGAGYRPMGMQGVPMGMQGMQGMRPMMSTMAGGPGGMMVAGGAAPVMMPNANPMMGANLQQQQQPQQHQQPQAATQPQNNQVQLDPFGAL
- the lap gene encoding phosphatidylinositol-binding clathrin assembly protein lap isoform X8, whose protein sequence is MAGQTINDRLLAARHSIAGQGLAKSVCKATTEEMIGPKKKHLEYLVRCTNEPNVSVPQLANLLIERSQNTNWTVVFKALITVHHILCYGNERFTQYLASSNSTFQLSNFLDKSGVQAGARIGYDMSPFIRRYAKYLNEKALSYRTVAFDFCKVKRGKDDRTLRTMNAEKLLKTLPVLQAQLDALLEFDCTANDLTNGVINMAFMLLFRDLIRLFACYNDGIINLLEKYFDMNKKQCREALDLYKKFLIRMDRVGEFLKVAENVGIDKGDIPDLTKAPSSLLDALEQHLASLEGKKGSAANTPTQSASNRTNVKSGVSALSSTSTAFGTAASNNRLDHAGNGHIDEALRQQALAEEEAAMNQYKAKVQSPSGGPSTNPFLSSPTNNANQPIVDLFGAPSATAESQSQKASDDLLQLAGNPFADMFGAPQPAAVPTTQAQNNMWMTNDNSFSSVFGNQDSQSAGAPGTAGSVSNPFMSDFPSLGSQPTQSNAAAFGLFEQGAANVATAVPGGESQQQAQTGDLFSAGGQADLFGSDSAVLKTADGGAAGDAGTETASSATVTSGKSTATPPPRPPPPATAVNGATPRSASPTATGAAVGKSAPATSNTAAAPGKSAFDDLNDSIRMALGGSPSRPAPVAQQLPTAQQAQQQPLQQGFGMFDMAANMPATGQPVMPGGPMAGYGIPTQVPAGYGSPAKQPISAGQQQNAASTGKVLTGDLDSSLASLAQNLTINKSAQQQVKGIQWNSPKNAAKTRGPAGGWTPQPMAATTGAGYRPMLYNACMASGMLPAVAGSRNDATSSVYLGLPSPHRTIGIRIGIERTKHQFCKYRVICLENVPRLFSLFSVIRHDPSPEIRRKESNLPGSTASTNSRKHISTADRI
- the lap gene encoding phosphatidylinositol-binding clathrin assembly protein lap isoform X9, which encodes MAGQTINDRLLAARHSIAGQGLAKSVCKATTEEMIGPKKKHLEYLVRCTNEPNVSVPQLANLLIERSQNTNWTVVFKALITVHHILCYGNERFTQYLASSNSTFQLSNFLDKSGVQAGARIGYDMSPFIRRYAKYLNEKALSYRTVAFDFCKVKRGKDDRTLRTMNAEKLLKTLPVLQAQLDALLEFDCTANDLTNGVINMAFMLLFRDLIRLFACYNDGIINLLEKYFDMNKKQCREALDLYKKFLIRMDRVGEFLKVAENVGIDKGDIPDLTKAPSSLLDALEQHLASLEGKKGSAANTPTQSASTAFGTAASNNRLDHAGNGHIDEALRQQALAEEEAAMNQYKAKVQSPSGGPSTNPFLSSPTNNANQPIVDLFGAPSATAESQSQKASDDLLQLAGNPFADMFGAPQPAAVPTTQAQNNMWMTNGNGFAAVPPANNNFVTDNSFSSVFGNQDSQSAGAPGTAGSVSNPFMSDFPSLGSQPTQSNAAAFGLFEQGAANVATAVPGGESQQQAQTGDLFSAGGQADLFGSDSAVLKTADGGAAGDAGTETASSATVTSGKSTATPPPRPPPPATAVNGATPRSASPTATGAAVGKSAPATSNTAAAPGKSAFDDLNDSIRMALGGSPSRPAPVAQQLPTAQQAQQQPLQQGFGMFDMAANMPATGQPVMPGGPMAGYGIPTQVPAGYGSPAKQPISAGQQQNAASTGKVLTGDLDSSLASLAQNLTINKSAQQQVKGIQWNSPKNAAKTRGPAGGWTPQPMAATTGAGYRPMLYNACMASGMLPAVAGSRNDATSSVYLGLPSPHRTIGIRIGIERTKHQFCKYRVICLENVPRLFSLFSVIRHDPSPEIRRKESNLPGSTASTNSRKHISTADRI
- the lap gene encoding phosphatidylinositol-binding clathrin assembly protein lap isoform X11 yields the protein MAGQTINDRLLAARHSIAGQGLAKSVCKATTEEMIGPKKKHLEYLVRCTNEPNVSVPQLANLLIERSQNTNWTVVFKALITVHHILCYGNERFTQYLASSNSTFQLSNFLDKSGVQAGARIGYDMSPFIRRYAKYLNEKALSYRTVAFDFCKVKRGKDDRTLRTMNAEKLLKTLPVLQAQLDALLEFDCTANDLTNGVINMAFMLLFRDLIRLFACYNDGIINLLEKYFDMNKKQCREALDLYKKFLIRMDRVGEFLKVAENVGIDKGDIPDLTKAPSSLLDALEQHLASLEGKKGSAANTPTQSASNRTNVKSGVSALSSTSTAFGTAASNNRLDHAGNGHIDEALRQQALAEEEAAMNQYKAKVQSPSGGPSTNPFLSSPTNNANQPIVDLFGAPSATAESQSQKASDDLLQLAGNPFADMFGAPQPAAVPTTQAQNNMWMTNGNGFAAVPPANNNFVTDNSFSSVFGNQDSQSAGAPGTAGSVSNPFMSDFPSLGSQPTQSNAAAFGLFEQGAANVATAVPGGESQQQAQTGDLFSAGGQADLFGSDSAVLKTADGGAAGDAGTETASSATVTSGKSTATPPPRPPPPATAVNGATPRSASPTATGAAVGKSAPATSNTAAAPGKSAFDDLNDSIRMALGGSPSRPAPVAQQLPTAQQAQQQPLQQGFGMFDMAANMPATGQPVMPGGPMAGYGIPTQVPAGYGSPAKQPISAGQQQNAASTGKVLTGDLDSSLASLAQNLTINKSAQQQVKGIQWNSPKNAAKTRGPAGGWTPQPMAATTGAGYRPMLYNACMASGMLPAVAGSRNDATSSVYLGLPSPHRTIGNARCSDGNARHAGHEADDEYNGWWSWWHDGCRRSCASDDA
- the lap gene encoding phosphatidylinositol-binding clathrin assembly protein lap isoform X3, translating into MAGQTINDRLLAARHSIAGQGLAKSVCKATTEEMIGPKKKHLEYLVRCTNEPNVSVPQLANLLIERSQNTNWTVVFKALITVHHILCYGNERFTQYLASSNSTFQLSNFLDKSGVQGARIGYDMSPFIRRYAKYLNEKALSYRTVAFDFCKVKRGKDDRTLRTMNAEKLLKTLPVLQAQLDALLEFDCTANDLTNGVINMAFMLLFRDLIRLFACYNDGIINLLEKYFDMNKKQCREALDLYKKFLIRMDRVGEFLKVAENVGIDKGDIPDLTKAPSSLLDALEQHLASLEGKKGSAANTPTQSASNRTNVKSGVSALSSTSTAFGTAASNNRLDHAGNGHIDEALRQQALAEEEAAMNQYKAKVQSPSGGPSTNPFLSSPTNNANQPIVDLFGAPSATAESQSQKASDDLLQLAGNPFADMFGAPQPAAVPTTQAQNNMWMTNGNGFAAVPPANNNFVTDNSFSSVFGNQDSQSAGAPGTAGSVSNPFMSDFPSLGSQPTQSNAAAFGLFEQGAANVATAVPGGESQQQAQTGDLFSAGGQADLFGSDSAVLKTADGGAAGDAGTETASSATVTSGKSTATPPPRPPPPATAVNGATPRSASPTATGAAVGKSAPATSNTAAAPGKSAFDDLNDSIRMALGGSPSRPAPVAQQLPTAQQAQQQPLQQGFGMFDMAANMPATGQPVMPGGPMAGYGIPTQVPAGYGSPAKQPISAGQQQNAASTGKVLTGDLDSSLASLAQNLTINKSAQQQVKGIQWNSPKNAAKTRGPAGGWTPQPMAATTGAGYRPMLYNACMASGMLPAVAGSRNDATSSVYLGLPSPHRTIGIRIGIERTKHQFCKYRVICLENVPRLFSLFSVIRHDPSPEIRRKESNLPGSTASTNSRKHISTADRI